A single region of the Triplophysa dalaica isolate WHDGS20190420 chromosome 15, ASM1584641v1, whole genome shotgun sequence genome encodes:
- the eif2ak4 gene encoding eIF-2-alpha kinase GCN2 isoform X5 → MNDHSVEQENELEALSSIFGEDFTDVRSQIPWKVRRPPEMHIHLRPKALSHGQTSFVSVDLQVKCPPTYPDAPPELELRNAKGLSYDKQQNLQLELNKLAEERCGEVMIYELADFVQCFLTEHNVPPSSSFHEEMLKNQRRLQERLALEEQQKMDQRRRQEEQTQNEILAEIQRREEEKREEKKKKEMAKLERMESTSQPGLERQTSASPADPSDVKKVPGNRRRTTSSSRHRRDTFNEENARQTDVLHFSNSSFGEVMVHRGKCIGESERLGRSVYYAFNSTSGDFAVVYEWILRWNTTIGKFFTSQEKEKIDKCKKQIHGAESELNSLLKLHHPNLVHYQGLSCIERDDCLVVDLLAEHVPGSSLAQKVSSNVPMPIDQLRHHAVQLVSALDFLHGNSVVHKQLSASCVLLDAHGDVRLSDYSLAKRLSDVCKEDIFEQGHVRFCEDALPTRPGKKGDVWSLGLMLLALAQGREVKEYPVSIPTTLPADLQDFLNRCVCLNDADRWQTQQLLDHSFLRPPSPRSTLPCPESSPEDTGVDFASTVVPHSHLLSAPFSTEVQNRFSRYYNEFSELQLLGKGAFGAVIKVQNKLDGCYYAVKRIQVNPASKQFRRIKGEVTLLSRLNHENIVRYYNAWIERHETPVTAASNSDTSETQSTPERPHRPAAPSRWNELGLADNIEDDAPPPAALTSSVEWSTSLERSSSAKCSAADSTDDEEDDDEEADVFCPSFLPADSDSESDIIFGTTDGSRDSFSQEEPIRSVTAVTSESSGENAPLTAHYLYIQMEYCEKSTLRDTIDEGLHLDISRLWRLFREILDGLAYIHEQGMIHRDLKPVNIFLDSQDHMKIGDFGLATDHPAYVAAGKLEAEETNSIFIPKADPSDNMTGMVGTALYVGPEVEGSTKANYNQKVDLFSLGIILFEMSYRPMSTASERICVLGQLRKDSINFPEDFSQYESGTQRKVISWLLNHDPALRPTAVELLKSDLLPPPLMEESELHEVLQHTMANVNGKAYRTMVNQLFSQNISPVMDFTYDSDAQKGSFHFTSAKLQQHVYDTLTRIFRRHGAVRIQTPLLLPKNRRLYDGCETASFMDHSGMLVSLPYDLRLPFARFVARNNISHLKRYSIERVFRTRKPDRTHPRELVECAFDIIIPINSSLLPDAEAIYTVSEIISEFNALQDKNYIIYLNHTSLLKAILLHSGVPEDKLTQASNILCDAMSEKLTKRELEAKFCNLSLSSNSLQMLYKFIEQKGDLQDITPLINSLVKQKSSAVSQMAKQALKDLEEVMNLICKLGVKLQVVVNLGLVYKVQHHSGIIFQFVAFIRKRKRIVPDILAAGGRYDHLIVEFRGPTATGPVPSAVGASIALDKICSAVANMEEVPVVSSCDVLVVPVGHSSMSRAIKVIQKLWTAGVSSDIVYDVSQSACV, encoded by the exons ATGAATGATCATTCGGTGGAGCAGGAGAACGAGCTCGAGGCGCTTTCATCGATATTTGGAGAAGATTTCACAGACGTCAGATCGCAGATCCCCTGGAAG gtCAGAAGACCTCCGGAGATGCACATTCACTTGCGTCCTAAAGCTCTAAGTCATGGTCAGACGAGCTTTGTTTCTGTGGACCTGCAGGTCAAATGTCCACCCACATATCCTGATGC ACCACCAGAGTTGGAGCTGAGGAACGCTAAAGGTCTCTCGTACGACAAACAGCAGAACCTCCAGCTGGAGCTGAATAAACTTGCCGAAGAGCGATGCGGAGAG gtgatGATCTACGAGCTGGCAGATTTCGTTCAGTGTTTTCTGACTGAGCACAACGTTCCTCCTTCGAGCTCCTTCCACGAGGAGATGCTGAAGAACCAGCGGCGCTTACAGGAGCGCTTGGCCCTGGAGGAGCAACAGAAGATGGACCAGCGGCGGAGACAAGAAGAACAGACG CAAAACGAGATTCTGGCGGAAATCCAAAGGCGAGAGGAGGAGAAAcgagaggagaagaagaagaaggagATGGCCAAGCTG GAGCGTATGGAGAGCACAAGTCAGCCTGGTTTAGAAAGACAAACATCAGCCTCACCTGCAGATCCTTCCGATGTCAAGAAAGTGCCTGGAAACCGACGGCGGACCACATCCAGCAGTAGACACAG acgTGACACATTCAACGAGGAGAATGCACGGCAAACCGATGTTCTGCACTTCAGCAATAGCTCTTTTGGTGAAGTGATGGTTCACAGAGGAAAGTGCATCG gTGAGAGCGAGCGTCTGGGCCGCAGTGTGTATTACGCTTTCAATTCCACATCTGGAGATTTCGCTGTTGTGTACGAGTGGATCCTTCGCTGGAACACGACCATCGGCAAATTCTTCACCAGCCAGGAGAAAGAGAAGATAGACAAGTGTAAAAAACAG ATTCACGGTGCGGAGAGTGAACTCAACTCCCTGCTGAAGTTACATCACCCCAATCTGGTGCACTATCAAGGGCTCAGCTGCATCGAGCGGGACGACTGTCTCGTGGTGGATCTCCTGGCAGAACATGTTCCCGGATCCAGTCTGGCCCAGAAGGTTTCCAGTAACGTTCCGATGCCCATCGATCAACTGCGTCATCACGCCGTCCAGCTGGTCAGCGCTCTGGACTTCCTGCACGGTAACTCAGTGGTACACAAACAGCTGAGCGCCTCCTGCGTGCTTCTGGACGCTCATGGAGACGTGAGACTGTCGGACTACAGTCTGGCCAAACGTCTGTCTGACGTCTGTAAGGAAGACATCTTCGAGCAGGGTCACGTACGCTTCTGCGAGGACGCGCTGCCCACGCGCCCGGGGAAGAAAGGTGATGTGTGGAGCTTAGGGCTGATGCTGCTGGCTCTCGCTCAGGGGCGAGAGGTGAAGGAATATCCCGTGAGCATCCCGACGACTTTACCGGCAGATCTGCAAGACTTTCTCAACAG gtgtgtgtgtctgaatgaTGCGGACCGCTGGCAGACTCAACAGCTACTGGATCATTCCTTTCTACGTCCACCGTCTCCCAGGAGCACCCTGCCCTGTCCTGAGTCCAGCCCGGAGG acacagGTGTTGATTTTGCCTCTACGGTTGTTCCTCACAGTCACCTCCTGAGCGCCCCCTTCAGTACGGAGGTGCAGAATCGCTTCTCGCGCTATTACAACGAGTTCTCTGAACTTCAGCTGCTGGGCAAAGGGGCGTTTGGTGCCGTTATTAAG GTTCAGAATAAATTAGACGGTTGTTACTATGCTGTGAAACGGATCCAGGTGAACCCGGCCAGTAAGCAGTTCCGTCGAATCAAAGGAGAGGTAACCCTGCTCTCGCGACTCAACCACGAGAACATCGTCCGTTACTATAACGCCTGGATAGAGCGGCACGAGACGCCCGTGACCGCTGCGTCAAACAGCGACACCTCCGAGACGCAGAGCACCCCCGAACGACCCCACCGACCCGCGGCTCCGTCGAGATGGAACGAGCTGGGCCTGGCAGACAACATCGAGGACGACGCCCCGCCGCCGGCGGCCCTCACCAGCTCGGTGGAGTGGAGCACGTCTCTGGAGAGATCGTCCAGCGCTAAATGCAGCGCTGCAGACTCCACCGATGACGAAGAGGATGACGACGAAGAGGCAGACGTGTTCTGTCCCTCCTTCCT CCCGGCCGACAGCGACTCGGAGAGTGACATCATCTTTGGTACGACTGATGGCAGTCGAGACAGTTTCTCACAG GAGGAGCCCATCAGGAGTGTAACAGCGGTGACATCAGAGAGTTCAGGAGAGAACGCTCCGCTGACGGCACATTATCTGTATATACAG ATGGAATACTGTGAGAAAAGCACTTTAAGAGACACGATCGATGAGGGTTTGCACCTGGACATCAGTCGTCTCTGGAGACTCTTCAGGGAGATTCTGGACGGTTTGGCGTATATTCACGAACAG GGAATGATACACAGAGACCTGAAGCCGGTCAACATCTTCTTAGACTCTCAAGATCACATGAAGATCGGAGACTTCGGCCTGGCGACAGACCACCCAGCTTATGTG gCAGCTGGTAAACTGGAAGCAGAGGAAACCAATTCAATATTTATTCCCAAAGCAGATCCATCGG ATAACATGACCGGGATGGTGGGAACGGCTCTTTATGTGGGTCCAGAAGTCGAAGGAAGCACTAAAGCGAATTACAATCAG AAAGTCGACTTATTCAGTTTGGGAATCATCTTGTTCGAGATGTCCTACAGACCCATGAGCACGGCGTCCGAACGCATCTGTGTGCTCGGTCAACTGAGGAAG GACTCAATCAATTTTCCTGAAGACTTCTCTCAGTATGAGAGCGGAACGCAG AGGAAGGTGATCAGCTGGCTGTTGAATCACGACCCAGCGCTGCGGCCGACGGCCGTGGAGCTCCTGAAGAGTGATCTGCTGCCTCCACCGCTGATGGAAGAGTCTGAACTTCATGAGGTCTTACAGCACACCATGGCCAACGTCAACGGCAAAGCCTACCGCACCATGGTCAACCAGCTGTTCTCTCAGAACATCTCACCCGTCATGGACTTCACGTATGACAGCGACGCACAAAAG GGCTCCTTTCATTTCACCAGCGCTAAACTACAGCAACACGTGTACGACACGCTAACCAGAATCTTCAGGAGACACG GTGCGGTGAGGATACAGACTCCTCTGCTGTTGCCCAAGAACAGACGTCTGTATGATGGATGCGAGACGGCGAGTTTTATGGATCACAGCGGGATGTTGGTGTCTCTGCCGTATGACCTGCGC ttGCCCTTCGCCAGATTTGTGGCCAGAAACAACATCTCGCATCTTAAGAG GTACAGTATAGAGCGAGTGTTCAGGACGCGGAAGCCGGACCGAACTCATCCTCGAGAACTTGTGGAGTGTGCGTTTGACATCATCATTCCCATCAACAGCAGTCTTCTGCCGGACGCTGAGGCCATCTACACCGTCTCTGAGATCATCTCTGAGTTCAACGCTCTACAG GACAAGAATTACATCATCTACCTGAATCACACCAGTCTGCTAAAGGCCATTCTGTTACACAGCGGAGTACCAGAAGACAAACTCACACAGGCCTCTAATATACTGTGTGATGCTatg AGTGAAAAACTGACGAAGCGAGAACTGGAAGCTAAATTCTGTAACCTGTCTTTATCCAGTAACAGT TTACAGATGTTGTATAAGTTCATCGAGCAGAAGGGAGATCTACAGGACATCACTCCTCTCATCAACTCTCTGGTCAAACAGAAGAGCTCAGCCGTCTCTCAGATGGCCAAACAAGCTCTGAAAGATCTGGAGGAAGTGATGAACCTGATCTGTAAACTGGGCGTCAAACTGCAG GTGGTGGTGAATCTCGGGCTGGTTTATAAAGTCCAGCATCACTCCGGCATCATCTTTCAGTTTGTGGCGTTCATCAGGAAACGCAAGCGCATCGTACCAGATATACTGGCGGCGGGAGGACGTTATGATCATCTG ATCGTGGAGTTTCGAGGGCCGACAGCCACAGGGCCCGTGCCGTCAGCGGTGGGTGCCAGCATCGCTCTGGATAAGATCTGCTCTGCTGTGGCAAACATGGAAGAAGTG ccTGTCGTGAGCTCCTGTGATGTTCTGGTTGTTCCAGTAGGACATTCCTCCATGAGCAGAGCTATTAAAGTCATTCAGAAACTCTGGACTGCTGGAGTTTCATCAGATATCGTCTATGATGTCTCACAG TCTGCCTGTGTTTGA